A genomic window from Streptomyces brevispora includes:
- a CDS encoding sec-independent translocase, with protein MFNDIGTLELVTLAIIGVLVFGPEKLPKVIQDASRFIRKIREFSESAKEDIRTELGPEFKDFEFEDLNPKTFVRKQLMDGNDDLGLKEIRESFDLRKEVAEVTDAVNGRETLSVEAKSGVSGGSAITAANGSAGAPDLLKKREQPTKDDHPPFDADAT; from the coding sequence GTGTTCAACGACATAGGCACACTCGAGCTGGTGACGCTCGCGATCATCGGGGTGCTCGTCTTCGGTCCGGAGAAGCTGCCCAAGGTCATCCAGGACGCCTCGCGCTTCATCCGCAAGATCCGTGAGTTCTCGGAGAGCGCCAAGGAAGACATCCGCACGGAGCTCGGCCCGGAGTTCAAGGACTTCGAGTTCGAGGACCTCAACCCCAAGACGTTCGTCCGCAAGCAGCTCATGGACGGCAACGACGATCTGGGGCTGAAGGAGATCCGGGAGAGCTTCGACCTGCGCAAGGAGGTCGCCGAGGTCACGGACGCGGTCAATGGCCGCGAGACCTTGTCGGTGGAGGCGAAGAGCGGCGTGTCGGGCGGTTCCGCGATCACCGCGGCGAACGGTTCGGCGGGCGCTCCCGACCTGCTCAAGAAGCGCGAACAGCCGACGAAGGACGATCACCCGCCGTTCGACGCAGACGCCACCTGA
- a CDS encoding S1C family serine protease, which translates to MDDGKPTEPKAKWWSRPTPGRSTRTAPQESSPVEDAVPLVDAGAVRDGAGAEPTRSVAPEAVPQAARPLHEPDQYSTPPYGGPGPWAPAPPVQRPVPTPAHGTPVPPPYAGTNGAGTTAAAAKPPAPAAAFPPPLPQQSQPPLPQHSPPQQHPQPQPPAPQWLQYDPWGAPRQPLITNSGPPLGPDGGRRRNRRGPVLVGALLLALVAGGIGGGMGAYIERNGGLTQVELPQDERNLGGRAPDSVAGIAASALPSVVTLHVSGSTESGTGTGFVLDARGHILTNNHVVAPAGSSGEITVTFSGGETASAEVVGKDSGYDLAVVKVSGVSGLKPLPLGNSDNVQVGDPVVAIGAPFDLSNTVTSGIISAKDRPITAGGEKGDGSDISYVDALQTDAPINPGNSGGPLVDTDAHVIGINSAIRAADSGSTTEGGQAGSIGLGFAIPINQGRRVAEELINTGKATHPVIGVTLDMKYTGDGAKVGQKGADGKSSVAPDGPGAKAGIQPGDVITEVDGRRVHSGEELIVKIRSHRPGDRLELKLTRGGKDLSMTLTLGSATGT; encoded by the coding sequence ATGGACGACGGGAAGCCCACCGAGCCGAAGGCGAAGTGGTGGAGCAGGCCCACGCCGGGGCGCAGTACGCGCACAGCACCTCAGGAGTCGTCGCCGGTCGAGGACGCGGTGCCCCTGGTGGACGCGGGCGCAGTGCGTGACGGGGCAGGAGCGGAGCCGACGCGGTCCGTGGCGCCCGAGGCCGTGCCGCAGGCCGCGCGGCCGCTCCACGAGCCCGACCAGTACAGCACCCCGCCCTACGGCGGCCCCGGCCCCTGGGCACCCGCACCCCCCGTGCAGCGGCCGGTCCCGACACCGGCGCACGGCACCCCCGTACCGCCGCCCTACGCGGGGACGAACGGTGCCGGGACGACGGCGGCCGCCGCGAAGCCCCCCGCCCCGGCAGCCGCGTTCCCGCCCCCGCTGCCACAGCAGTCGCAGCCCCCGCTGCCGCAGCACTCCCCGCCGCAGCAGCACCCCCAGCCCCAGCCCCCGGCGCCGCAGTGGCTCCAGTACGACCCCTGGGGTGCGCCCCGGCAGCCCCTGATCACCAACTCCGGCCCCCCGCTCGGCCCCGACGGCGGCCGGCGGCGGAACCGGCGCGGACCGGTCCTCGTCGGTGCGCTGCTCCTCGCCCTGGTGGCGGGCGGCATCGGCGGCGGCATGGGCGCCTACATAGAGCGCAACGGCGGCCTCACCCAGGTCGAACTGCCCCAGGACGAACGGAACCTCGGCGGTCGCGCCCCCGACAGTGTCGCGGGCATCGCGGCCAGCGCGCTGCCCAGCGTGGTCACCCTGCATGTCAGCGGCAGCACCGAGTCCGGCACCGGCACCGGCTTCGTCCTCGACGCCCGGGGGCACATCCTCACCAACAACCACGTCGTCGCCCCGGCCGGCTCGTCCGGCGAGATCACCGTCACGTTCAGCGGCGGCGAGACGGCGAGCGCCGAGGTCGTCGGCAAGGACAGCGGCTACGACCTTGCCGTGGTCAAGGTCAGCGGCGTCTCGGGACTCAAGCCGCTGCCCCTCGGCAACTCCGACAACGTGCAGGTCGGCGATCCGGTGGTGGCCATCGGGGCACCGTTCGACCTGTCCAACACCGTTACCTCCGGCATCATCAGCGCCAAGGACCGGCCGATCACGGCTGGCGGTGAGAAGGGCGACGGCAGTGACATCAGCTACGTCGACGCGCTGCAGACCGACGCCCCGATCAACCCGGGCAACTCCGGTGGTCCGCTGGTCGACACCGACGCGCACGTCATCGGGATCAACAGCGCCATCCGGGCCGCGGACAGCGGCTCGACGACCGAGGGCGGCCAGGCCGGTTCCATAGGCCTCGGCTTCGCCATCCCGATCAACCAGGGCAGGCGCGTCGCCGAGGAGCTGATCAACACCGGGAAGGCCACCCACCCGGTGATCGGCGTCACGCTCGACATGAAGTACACCGGTGACGGCGCCAAGGTCGGGCAGAAGGGTGCCGACGGCAAGTCCTCCGTCGCGCCGGACGGCCCCGGCGCGAAGGCCGGGATCCAGCCCGGAGACGTCATCACCGAGGTGGACGGCAGGCGGGTGCACAGCGGCGAGGAGCTGATTGTCAAGATCCGCTCGCACCGGCCGGGCGACCGGCTGGAGTTGAAGCTGACCCGCGGTGGTAAAGACCTGTCCATGACTTTGACGCTCGGCTCGGCAACCGGCACGTGA
- the sigE gene encoding RNA polymerase sigma factor SigE: MVGAPLDTTRADRGGAAAPVDRGGVLWRFLRSAGEPKSVTNIADRSSNDSATTATFASDAESQAWTPPSWEEIVSTHSGRVYRLAYRLTGNQHDAEDLTQEVFVRVFRSLSTYTPGTFEGWLHRITTNLFLDMVRRKQRIRFDSLGDDAAERLPSREPSPQQVFNDTHFDADVQQALDTLAPEFRAAVVLCDIEGLSYEEIAATLGVKLGTVRSRIHRGRSHLRKALQHRSPEARAEQRSLAGALVAGEGGSP; this comes from the coding sequence ATGGTAGGGGCTCCACTGGACACCACCAGAGCCGACAGGGGAGGTGCGGCTGCGCCTGTGGATCGGGGAGGAGTGCTGTGGCGCTTCCTCAGATCGGCGGGTGAGCCGAAATCCGTGACCAACATTGCTGACCGTTCTTCCAACGACTCCGCAACGACCGCGACCTTCGCCTCGGATGCGGAATCCCAGGCGTGGACGCCGCCCTCATGGGAAGAGATCGTCAGCACGCACAGCGGTCGTGTCTACCGCCTTGCCTACCGACTGACGGGAAACCAGCACGACGCCGAGGACCTCACTCAGGAGGTCTTCGTCCGGGTGTTCCGTTCGCTGTCGACCTATACGCCCGGCACCTTCGAGGGCTGGCTGCACCGCATCACGACCAACCTGTTCCTGGACATGGTGCGCCGTAAGCAGCGGATCCGCTTCGACTCCCTCGGCGACGACGCTGCCGAGCGGCTGCCGAGCCGTGAGCCGTCGCCGCAGCAGGTGTTCAACGACACCCACTTCGACGCGGACGTCCAGCAGGCTCTGGACACCCTTGCGCCCGAATTCCGGGCCGCGGTCGTGCTCTGTGACATCGAGGGACTCTCCTACGAGGAGATCGCCGCGACACTCGGCGTGAAGCTCGGCACCGTACGCAGCCGTATCCACCGCGGGCGCTCGCACCTGCGCAAAGCGCTGCAGCACCGTTCGCCCGAGGCCCGCGCCGAGCAGCGCTCGCTGGCCGGTGCCCTCGTGGCAGGGGAGGGCGGATCGCCGTGA
- a CDS encoding zf-HC2 domain-containing protein gives MSGTGPTSAEQHLGDRLAALVDGELKHDARDRVLAHLATCAKCKAEAAAQRRLKSVFAQSAPPSPSEGFLARLQGLPGGPGGDDDSRGRPLGGSGRFGDGIFPVIQPPGSRADSPSGGSPLDGFGYHPTVHGSTAVLPAAPDRPAFRIHEVSREADRSPWRGRRFAFAAASAVSLAAIALGGALPTDAGPDAPTRAEGPGNSVTPMNADARAESGATVSRRGGGHSALAPAGSLDRPVSLAMNAAPLAFSAASPLLRTGSFTASRYALPIQTDVSAPSLIRPNGTSPLFAQALGSGLSPAPPEPSRTPTSAAGLPVPADNGLPLLPRR, from the coding sequence GTGAGTGGCACAGGTCCGACCTCCGCGGAACAACACCTGGGGGACCGGCTCGCCGCGCTCGTCGACGGTGAGCTCAAACACGACGCCCGGGACCGGGTGCTCGCCCACCTCGCGACCTGCGCCAAGTGCAAGGCCGAGGCTGCCGCCCAGCGGCGCCTGAAGAGTGTCTTCGCACAGTCGGCCCCGCCCTCACCCTCCGAGGGCTTCCTTGCCCGGTTGCAGGGCCTTCCCGGTGGACCGGGTGGTGACGACGACAGTCGGGGAAGACCGCTGGGCGGCTCAGGCCGTTTCGGTGACGGGATCTTCCCCGTGATACAGCCCCCCGGCAGCCGAGCCGATTCCCCCTCGGGCGGCTCTCCGCTGGACGGCTTCGGCTATCACCCGACGGTGCACGGTTCGACCGCAGTCCTTCCGGCCGCCCCGGACCGGCCCGCGTTCCGGATCCACGAGGTCAGCCGCGAGGCCGACCGTTCGCCGTGGCGGGGCCGCAGATTCGCGTTCGCCGCCGCCAGTGCCGTCTCCCTGGCCGCCATCGCCCTGGGCGGCGCCCTGCCGACGGACGCGGGGCCGGATGCCCCGACCCGGGCCGAGGGCCCGGGCAACAGCGTGACGCCGATGAACGCCGACGCGCGTGCGGAGAGCGGCGCCACCGTCAGCCGCCGCGGCGGCGGCCACAGCGCGCTCGCCCCGGCCGGTTCCCTCGACCGCCCGGTATCGCTCGCGATGAACGCCGCGCCGCTGGCGTTCTCCGCGGCATCCCCCCTGCTCCGCACCGGCAGTTTCACCGCGAGCCGGTACGCGCTTCCCATCCAGACCGACGTGTCCGCGCCTTCGCTGATACGTCCCAACGGCACCAGCCCGCTGTTCGCCCAGGCCCTCGGCAGTGGACTCTCCCCGGCCCCCCCGGAGCCGTCGAGGACCCCCACGTCGGCCGCCGGACTGCCGGTTCCCGCCGACAACGGACTGCCGCTCCTCCCCCGTCGCTGA